The Pseudomonas extremaustralis genome contains a region encoding:
- the infB gene encoding translation initiation factor IF-2 yields MTQVTVKQLADEVKTPVERLLQQMREAGLPHTAADEGVSDSEKQSLLTHLKSSHKAKVEEPRKITLQRKTTSTLRVAGSKSISVEVRKKKVFVQRSPEEIEAERKRELEERRAVENAARQKAEEEAKRRAEEEARRQPAAAQPAATEAVAAPSAPVEAVREAAPVAAAPAPAADARKRDEPRRPDKPRADDANRRGGGGDGERKNAPHRASVKEKAPAPRVAPRTTDEESDSFRRGGRGKAKLKKRNAHGFQSPTGPVVREVKIGETITVGDLAQQMSVKAAEIIKFMFKLGTPATINQVLDQETAQLVAEELGHKVTLVSDTALEDSLAESLKFEGEAVSRAPVVTVMGHVDHGKTSLLDYIRRAKVAAGEAGGITQHIGAYHVETDRGMVTFLDTPGHAAFTAMRARGAKATDIVILVVAADDGVMPQTIEAVQHAKAAGVPLVVAVNKIDKPGADLDRIRSELSVHGVTSEEWGGDTPFVPVSAKMGTGVDELLEAVLLQAEVLELTATPSAPGRGVVVESRLDKGRGPVATVLVQDGTLRQGDMVLVGSNYGRVRAMLDENGKSIKEAGPAIPVEILGLDGTPDAGDEMSVVADEKKAREVALFRQGKFREVKLARAHAGKLENIFENMGQEEKKTLNIVLKSDVRGSLEALNGALNGLGNDEVQVRVVGGGVGGITESDANLALASNAVLFGFNVRADAGARKIVEQEGLDMRYYNVIYDIIEDVKKALTGMLGSDVRENILGIAEVRDVFRSPKFGAIAGCMVIEGTVHRNRPIRVLREDIVIFEGELESLRRFKDDASEVRAGMECGIGVKSYNDVKVGDKIEVFEKVQVARSL; encoded by the coding sequence ATGACGCAAGTCACGGTGAAACAACTGGCCGATGAGGTCAAAACACCGGTAGAGCGCCTGTTGCAGCAGATGCGTGAGGCAGGTCTGCCGCACACCGCCGCCGATGAAGGTGTGAGCGATAGTGAGAAGCAGTCTTTGCTGACTCACTTGAAGAGCAGCCACAAGGCGAAAGTGGAAGAACCGCGCAAGATTACATTGCAGCGCAAAACCACCAGCACCCTGCGTGTTGCTGGTAGCAAGAGCATCAGCGTTGAAGTGCGCAAGAAGAAAGTCTTCGTGCAGCGCAGCCCGGAAGAAATCGAAGCCGAGCGTAAACGCGAACTGGAAGAACGTCGCGCAGTAGAAAATGCTGCTCGTCAGAAGGCTGAAGAAGAAGCCAAGCGTCGCGCCGAAGAAGAAGCGCGTCGCCAGCCTGCTGCTGCGCAACCTGCTGCCACTGAAGCGGTCGCCGCGCCTAGCGCTCCTGTTGAAGCTGTGCGTGAGGCCGCTCCGGTTGCCGCTGCACCAGCTCCTGCGGCGGATGCTCGCAAGCGCGACGAACCTCGCCGTCCGGACAAACCTCGTGCCGACGATGCCAATCGTCGTGGCGGTGGTGGCGATGGTGAGCGTAAAAACGCTCCGCATCGTGCTTCGGTCAAAGAGAAAGCGCCTGCTCCACGCGTTGCTCCGCGCACTACCGACGAAGAAAGCGACAGCTTCCGTCGTGGCGGTCGCGGCAAGGCCAAGCTGAAAAAACGCAACGCCCACGGTTTCCAGAGCCCAACCGGCCCTGTCGTGCGTGAAGTGAAGATCGGCGAGACCATCACTGTGGGCGATCTGGCCCAGCAGATGTCGGTCAAGGCTGCTGAAATCATCAAGTTCATGTTCAAGCTGGGCACGCCGGCCACCATCAACCAGGTACTGGATCAGGAAACTGCCCAACTGGTTGCCGAAGAGCTGGGCCACAAAGTGACCCTGGTCAGCGACACCGCCCTGGAAGATTCCCTGGCCGAGTCCCTGAAGTTTGAAGGCGAGGCGGTTTCCCGTGCTCCGGTCGTGACCGTAATGGGCCACGTTGACCACGGTAAGACGTCCCTGCTCGACTACATCCGTCGTGCCAAGGTAGCTGCAGGCGAAGCCGGCGGTATCACCCAGCACATCGGTGCTTACCACGTTGAAACCGACCGCGGCATGGTGACGTTCCTCGACACCCCAGGTCACGCCGCGTTTACCGCGATGCGTGCCCGTGGTGCCAAGGCGACCGACATCGTGATCCTGGTCGTTGCAGCGGACGACGGCGTGATGCCACAAACCATCGAAGCCGTTCAGCATGCCAAGGCAGCTGGCGTACCGTTGGTGGTTGCGGTGAACAAGATCGACAAACCGGGCGCCGACCTCGATCGCATCCGTAGCGAACTGTCGGTTCACGGCGTGACCTCCGAAGAATGGGGTGGCGACACTCCATTCGTACCGGTCTCCGCGAAGATGGGTACCGGCGTTGACGAACTGCTTGAAGCCGTTCTGTTGCAAGCCGAAGTCCTGGAACTGACCGCTACCCCATCGGCCCCTGGCCGTGGTGTTGTGGTTGAGTCCCGCCTCGACAAGGGCCGTGGCCCGGTGGCGACCGTTCTGGTTCAAGACGGTACCCTGCGCCAAGGCGACATGGTGCTGGTCGGTTCGAACTACGGCCGTGTACGTGCCATGCTCGATGAAAACGGCAAGTCCATCAAGGAAGCCGGTCCGGCCATCCCTGTCGAGATTCTCGGCCTGGACGGTACCCCGGACGCTGGCGACGAGATGAGCGTGGTTGCCGACGAGAAGAAAGCCCGTGAAGTGGCTCTATTCCGTCAAGGCAAGTTCCGCGAAGTCAAGTTGGCCCGTGCTCACGCCGGCAAGCTCGAAAACATCTTCGAGAACATGGGTCAGGAAGAGAAGAAGACGCTTAACATCGTCCTCAAATCTGACGTCCGTGGTTCCCTCGAAGCGTTGAACGGCGCCTTGAACGGCCTGGGTAACGACGAAGTGCAAGTGCGCGTTGTCGGTGGCGGTGTCGGTGGTATCACCGAGTCCGACGCGAACCTGGCACTGGCTTCCAACGCTGTACTGTTCGGCTTCAACGTGCGTGCCGATGCTGGCGCTCGCAAGATCGTCGAGCAGGAAGGCCTGGACATGCGTTACTACAACGTCATCTACGACATCATCGAAGACGTCAAGAAAGCCCTTACCGGTATGCTTGGCAGCGACGTCCGGGAGAATATCCTGGGTATCGCCGAGGTGCGTGACGTGTTCCGCTCGCCGAAATTCGGCGCGATCGCCGGCTGCATGGTTATCGAAGGCACCGTCCACCGTAACCGTCCGATCCGTGTACTGCGTGAAGACATCGTTATCTTCGAAGGCGAGCTGGAATCCCTGCGCCGCTTCAAGGATGACGCTTCCGAAGTACGTGCCGGCATGGAATGCGGTATCGGCGTCAAGAGCTACAACGACGTCAAGGTTGGCGACAAGATCGAAGTCTTCGAGAAGGTTCAGGTTGCTCGCAGCCTCTGA
- the rbfA gene encoding 30S ribosome-binding factor RbfA, with protein sequence MAKEYSRTQRIGDQMQRELAQLIRREVKDPRVGLVTITAVEVSRDVGHAKIFITVMGEDSSEEIAQSIKVLNAAAGFLRMQLAREMKLRSVPQLHFHYDESVVRGAHLSALIERAVAEDNQHPSTPEDAKE encoded by the coding sequence ATGGCAAAAGAATACAGCCGTACCCAGCGTATCGGCGATCAGATGCAGCGCGAGTTGGCCCAACTGATCCGCCGCGAAGTCAAAGACCCTCGTGTTGGCCTGGTCACCATCACCGCCGTTGAAGTGAGCCGTGACGTGGGTCACGCCAAGATCTTCATCACGGTGATGGGTGAGGACAGCAGCGAGGAAATCGCACAAAGCATCAAGGTGCTCAACGCTGCCGCGGGCTTCCTGCGCATGCAGTTGGCTCGCGAAATGAAGCTGCGCAGCGTGCCTCAGTTGCACTTCCACTACGACGAAAGCGTCGTGCGTGGTGCGCACCTGTCGGCGCTGATCGAGCGCGCCGTGGCTGAGGATAATCAGCACCCGTCCACACCTGAAGACGCCAAGGAGTAA
- the truB gene encoding tRNA pseudouridine(55) synthase TruB, whose protein sequence is MAQVKRIRRNVSGIILLDKPIGFTSNAALQKVRWLLNAEKAGHTGSLDPLATGVLPLCFGEATKFSQYLLDSDKGYETLMQLGKTTTTADAEGDVLQVRDVTVGRADIEAVLPAFRGQISQIPPMYSALKRDGQPLYKLARAGEVVEREPRSVTIARLELLACEGDTARLAVDCSKGTYIRTLVEDIGEKLGCGAYVAELRRTQAGPFSLAQTVTLEELEAVHAEGGNEAVDRFLMPSDSGLLDWPLLHFSEHSAFYWLNGQPVRAPDAPKFGMVRVQDHNGRFIGIGEVSEDGRIAPRRLIRSE, encoded by the coding sequence GTGGCTCAGGTCAAACGTATCCGTCGCAACGTCAGCGGCATCATTCTGCTCGACAAGCCCATTGGCTTTACCTCCAATGCCGCCTTGCAGAAGGTCCGCTGGCTGCTCAATGCCGAGAAAGCCGGGCACACCGGCAGCCTCGACCCACTGGCCACCGGCGTGTTGCCATTGTGCTTTGGTGAGGCCACCAAGTTCTCGCAATACCTGCTCGATTCCGACAAGGGTTACGAAACCCTGATGCAACTGGGCAAGACCACCACCACGGCCGATGCCGAAGGTGATGTTTTGCAGGTTCGCGACGTGACCGTTGGTCGTGCTGATATCGAGGCTGTCTTACCTGCTTTTCGTGGGCAAATCAGTCAGATACCGCCGATGTACTCGGCGCTCAAGCGGGATGGGCAGCCACTTTACAAGCTGGCACGTGCGGGCGAAGTAGTGGAGCGCGAACCGCGTTCTGTTACTATTGCGCGCTTGGAATTGCTCGCCTGTGAAGGCGACACCGCACGACTGGCAGTGGACTGCAGCAAAGGCACCTATATCCGTACCCTGGTGGAAGATATTGGTGAAAAGCTTGGTTGCGGTGCATACGTTGCAGAACTGCGACGCACCCAGGCCGGCCCTTTCAGCCTGGCCCAGACGGTTACGCTGGAGGAGTTGGAAGCGGTACATGCCGAAGGCGGTAATGAAGCGGTCGATCGCTTCCTGATGCCATCGGACAGCGGTTTGCTCGATTGGCCATTGCTGCACTTCTCGGAGCACAGCGCGTTCTACTGGCTCAACGGCCAGCCGGTACGCGCGCCGGATGCTCCGAAGTTCGGCATGGTGCGGGTACAGGATCATAACGGTCGCTTTATCGGTATCGGTGAAGTGAGCGAAGACGGGCGCATCGCGCCGCGTCGACTGATTCGGTCAGAATGA
- the rpsO gene encoding 30S ribosomal protein S15: MALDVQEKAQIVADYQQAVGDTGSPEVQVALLTHNINKLQGHFKANGKDHHSRRGLIRMVNQRRKLLDYLKGKDLGRYQALIGRLGLRR, encoded by the coding sequence ATGGCTCTCGACGTTCAAGAAAAAGCACAAATCGTAGCTGACTATCAGCAAGCTGTTGGTGACACTGGTTCGCCAGAAGTGCAAGTTGCACTGCTGACCCACAACATCAACAAGCTGCAAGGTCACTTCAAGGCCAACGGTAAAGATCACCACTCCCGTCGTGGTCTGATCCGCATGGTAAACCAGCGCCGTAAGCTGCTGGACTACCTGAAAGGCAAGGATCTGGGTCGTTATCAGGCTCTGATCGGTCGCCTGGGTCTGCGTCGCTAA
- the pnp gene encoding polyribonucleotide nucleotidyltransferase — MNPVIKKFQFGQSTVTLETGRIARQASGAVLVTVDDDVTVLVTVVGAKQADPGKGFFPLSVHYQEKTYAAGKIPGGFFKREGRPSEKETLTSRLIDRPIRPLFPEGFMNEVQVVCTVVSTSKKTDPDIAAMIGTSAALAISGIPFDGPIGAARVAFHESTGYLLNPTYEQLKASSLDMVVAGTSEAVLMVESEAKELTEDQMLGAVLFAHDEFQVVINAVKELAAEAAKPTWAWAPQAEATELLGAIRAEFGEAISQAYTITVKADRYARLGELKDQVVAKLSGEEGQPSASDVKAAFGEIEYRTVRENIVNGKPRIDGRDTRTVRPLNIEVGVLPKTHGSALFTRGETQALVVATLGTARDAQLLDTLEGEKKDPFMLHYNFPPFSVGECGRMGGAGRREIGHGRLARRSVQAMLPAADVFPYTIRVVSEITESNGSSSMASVCGASLALMDAGVPMKAPVAGIAMGLVKEGEKFAVLTDILGDEDHLGDMDFKVAGTAKGVTALQMDIKIKGITEEIMEIALGQALEARLNILGQMNQIIGQSRTELSENAPTMIAMKIDTDKIRDVIGKGGATIRAICEETKASIDIEDDGSIKIFGETKEAAEAARQRVLGITAEAEIGKIYVGKVERIVDFGAFVNILPGKDGLVHISMLSDARVEKVTDILKEGQEVEVLVLDVDNRGRIKLSIKDVAAAKASGV; from the coding sequence GTGAACCCGGTTATCAAAAAATTCCAGTTCGGTCAGTCGACCGTTACCCTCGAGACAGGCCGTATCGCCCGTCAAGCTTCCGGCGCAGTGCTGGTTACCGTTGACGACGACGTCACCGTATTGGTGACCGTTGTAGGTGCCAAACAAGCCGATCCAGGCAAGGGCTTTTTCCCTCTGTCTGTTCACTACCAGGAAAAAACTTACGCAGCCGGTAAGATCCCTGGCGGTTTCTTCAAGCGCGAAGGTCGTCCTTCCGAGAAAGAAACCCTGACTTCCCGACTGATCGACCGTCCGATCCGTCCGCTGTTCCCAGAAGGTTTCATGAACGAAGTGCAGGTTGTCTGCACCGTCGTTTCCACCAGCAAGAAGACCGATCCGGACATCGCTGCGATGATCGGTACCTCGGCTGCCCTGGCCATCTCCGGTATTCCTTTCGATGGCCCGATCGGCGCTGCTCGCGTGGCTTTCCACGAAAGCACCGGCTACCTGCTGAACCCGACTTACGAGCAACTGAAAGCTTCGAGCCTGGACATGGTCGTTGCCGGTACCTCGGAAGCCGTACTGATGGTTGAATCGGAAGCCAAAGAGCTGACCGAAGACCAGATGCTGGGCGCGGTACTGTTCGCTCACGACGAGTTCCAGGTTGTGATCAACGCCGTCAAAGAACTGGCTGCCGAAGCCGCCAAGCCAACCTGGGCCTGGGCTCCGCAAGCCGAAGCCACCGAACTGCTGGGCGCGATCCGTGCCGAGTTCGGCGAAGCGATCTCCCAGGCCTACACCATCACCGTCAAGGCCGACCGTTACGCTCGCCTGGGCGAGCTGAAGGATCAGGTCGTTGCCAAGCTGTCCGGCGAAGAAGGCCAGCCTTCTGCCAGCGACGTCAAGGCAGCGTTCGGCGAAATCGAATACCGCACCGTTCGCGAAAACATCGTTAACGGCAAGCCACGTATCGACGGTCGCGACACCCGCACCGTACGTCCGCTGAACATTGAAGTCGGCGTTCTGCCGAAGACTCACGGTTCCGCGCTGTTCACCCGTGGCGAAACCCAGGCCCTGGTCGTTGCGACCCTGGGTACTGCCCGTGACGCACAACTGCTGGACACTCTGGAAGGCGAGAAAAAAGACCCGTTCATGCTGCACTACAACTTCCCTCCGTTCTCGGTGGGCGAGTGCGGTCGCATGGGCGGTGCTGGTCGTCGTGAAATCGGCCACGGCCGTCTGGCCCGTCGTTCGGTTCAGGCCATGCTGCCAGCTGCCGACGTGTTCCCGTACACCATCCGTGTGGTGTCGGAAATCACTGAGTCCAACGGTTCCAGCTCCATGGCTTCGGTCTGCGGTGCTTCCCTGGCACTGATGGACGCTGGTGTACCGATGAAGGCACCGGTTGCCGGTATCGCCATGGGTCTGGTTAAAGAAGGCGAGAAGTTCGCCGTCCTGACCGACATCCTGGGTGACGAAGACCACCTGGGCGACATGGACTTCAAAGTAGCCGGTACCGCCAAAGGTGTGACCGCGCTGCAGATGGACATCAAGATCAAGGGCATCACCGAAGAGATCATGGAAATCGCCCTGGGCCAAGCCCTGGAAGCGCGCCTGAACATCCTCGGTCAAATGAACCAGATCATTGGTCAGTCCCGCACTGAACTGTCGGAAAATGCTCCGACCATGATCGCGATGAAAATCGACACCGACAAAATCCGTGATGTCATCGGTAAAGGCGGCGCGACCATCCGTGCGATCTGTGAAGAGACCAAGGCTTCGATCGATATCGAAGACGACGGTTCGATCAAGATCTTCGGCGAAACCAAGGAAGCTGCAGAAGCGGCGCGTCAGCGCGTTCTGGGCATCACTGCCGAAGCCGAGATCGGCAAGATCTACGTCGGTAAGGTTGAGCGCATCGTCGACTTCGGCGCATTCGTCAACATCCTGCCGGGCAAAGACGGTCTGGTACACATCTCCATGCTGAGCGATGCTCGTGTTGAGAAAGTGACCGACATTCTGAAAGAAGGCCAGGAAGTGGAAGTGCTGGTACTGGACGTGGACAACCGCGGCCGTATCAAGCTCTCCATCAAAGACGTAGCAGCAGCCAAGGCTTCGGGCGTTTAA
- a CDS encoding BON domain-containing protein produces MKKFALATATALTLAMTNVAFAQTSQAPMTLAAGEVTKAKESTSDTWITTKVKADLLTEKGIPGSDIKVETNKGVVSLSSTVAISDSQKATAVAITKKIKGVTAVSADGLMAGGATKADNIDKTKSAAADAKGATSDTWITTKVKADLLTEKGIPGTDIKVETNKGVVSLSSSVAVTDAQKATAVAITKKIKGVRAVSADGLKAE; encoded by the coding sequence ATGAAGAAGTTCGCTCTCGCTACTGCTACCGCTCTGACGCTGGCTATGACCAACGTTGCTTTCGCTCAAACTTCTCAAGCGCCGATGACACTGGCTGCTGGCGAAGTCACTAAGGCCAAGGAGTCCACTTCGGATACCTGGATCACCACCAAAGTCAAAGCTGACCTGCTGACTGAAAAAGGCATCCCCGGTTCGGACATCAAGGTTGAGACCAACAAAGGTGTGGTTTCCCTGTCGTCGACTGTTGCCATCTCTGACTCGCAGAAAGCGACCGCTGTAGCGATCACCAAGAAAATCAAAGGCGTGACTGCCGTTTCGGCTGATGGCCTGATGGCTGGTGGCGCTACCAAGGCCGACAATATCGACAAAACCAAGAGCGCAGCCGCTGATGCAAAAGGCGCAACCAGCGACACTTGGATCACCACCAAAGTGAAAGCTGACTTGCTCACCGAGAAAGGTATTCCTGGTACCGACATCAAAGTCGAAACCAACAAGGGCGTAGTTTCCCTGTCGTCGAGCGTCGCAGTGACTGACGCTCAGAAAGCCACTGCTGTAGCGATCACCAAGAAAATCAAAGGCGTGCGAGCTGTATCGGCCGATGGTCTGAAAGCAGAGTAA
- a CDS encoding DUF748 domain-containing protein — protein MPKGLLRAAGALLTALALYSLLGFLILPGIALRIANQQLANYATLPARIERIELNPFSLEVTAWGLKIGEPGKEQVAFERLYANLQIDSLWTRALHLADVQLDKPKTELLFDKSGQLNLAQLFKLPPSEPTPANPDAKPFPLRIDSIKLAGGYVHFEDLRPSEPIEFLYDKLDFELKNLSTLPEDNADMTLVAAGPEGGQIDWKGNFSLVPITSQGTLKVTDGKMKAWWPYVREALPLVLEDGVLNFSTEYKFSLAKETELNLTNTAASIAPFAIKAPDGRPLVRLERLDVSETTVDLAKQQVVIGKIRSNKLETWAAREADGQLDWQKLFASQPSKPSKAPEPAKAPATADSPKADPAAPSKPWQVLLKDVQLRNYQVHLADRQAKPAVALELGPLNIDVQNFDSLNQSPFTLKVDSGLGKQGKIQAAGEVNLNPVSAKLKVNTQDIDLRVAQSYISPFIRLELRSGMLGSNLDVNLKSADPLKLQITGRAQVEQLHTLDTLKTRDFLKWQRLVLEGVNYQHGESLSIDKVNLLQPYVRFMINDDRTTNVDDLLIPQPANSGAKSAPKPASKEKPLGIHIGQIAINDGSANFADFSLTPNFATAIQQLNGQIGTIDSRQAKPASVDIKGKVDRYAPVTIKGSVNPFDPIAALDIATSFKRVELTTLTPYSGKFAGFRIRKGRLNLDLHYVITKGQLKAENKVVVEQLQLGEKVDSADAVDLPIRLAIALLKDSDGRISIELPISGDLNNPQFSVMPIVWQTLRNLVVRAASAPFKFIGGLISGGGSEDLGNVSFAPGSNELSKEAEGALNTLAKALKERPNLRLEIEGTAAASSDGPFLAQERLEREYQYNYYKMLQRRGEKVPAQASLLVVPESEKAPLLEGIYRTRLKQQQPAEWKDLGGDERTAKLKDGLIKFWSSSDVLLRQLGQDRASTIKDYLVDKGQLEDDRVYFIDANLGQAEKDGRVITQMHLDAE, from the coding sequence ATGCCCAAAGGATTGCTTCGCGCCGCTGGCGCCCTATTGACCGCCCTTGCACTGTACAGCTTGCTGGGCTTTCTGATTCTGCCGGGCATTGCCCTTCGTATTGCCAACCAACAACTGGCCAATTACGCCACGCTGCCGGCGCGGATCGAACGCATCGAACTCAACCCGTTCAGCCTGGAAGTCACGGCATGGGGCCTGAAGATCGGCGAACCCGGCAAGGAACAAGTGGCTTTCGAGCGTCTCTACGCCAACCTGCAGATCGACAGCCTGTGGACGCGCGCGCTGCACCTGGCCGATGTGCAATTGGACAAGCCCAAGACCGAGCTGCTGTTCGACAAGTCCGGCCAGTTGAATCTGGCGCAACTGTTCAAGCTGCCGCCCAGCGAGCCAACCCCGGCCAATCCCGACGCCAAGCCGTTCCCGTTGCGTATCGACAGCATCAAGCTGGCCGGCGGTTACGTGCACTTCGAAGACTTGCGCCCCAGCGAACCGATTGAATTCCTCTACGACAAACTCGACTTCGAGCTGAAAAATCTCAGCACGTTGCCTGAGGACAATGCCGACATGACCCTGGTGGCGGCGGGCCCCGAAGGCGGGCAAATCGACTGGAAAGGCAATTTCAGCCTGGTGCCGATCACCTCCCAAGGTACGTTGAAAGTCACCGACGGCAAGATGAAAGCCTGGTGGCCGTATGTGCGTGAAGCACTGCCACTGGTGCTTGAAGACGGTGTGCTCAACTTCAGTACCGAATATAAGTTCAGCCTGGCCAAAGAGACCGAGCTGAACCTGACCAACACCGCCGCCAGCATCGCACCGTTTGCGATCAAGGCACCCGATGGCCGTCCACTGGTGCGCCTCGAGCGACTGGACGTCAGCGAGACCACCGTAGACCTGGCCAAACAACAGGTCGTGATCGGCAAAATCCGCAGCAACAAACTGGAAACCTGGGCTGCCCGGGAAGCGGACGGGCAACTGGACTGGCAGAAACTGTTCGCCAGCCAACCGAGCAAACCAAGCAAGGCGCCCGAACCCGCCAAGGCTCCGGCCACCGCCGATTCGCCAAAGGCTGATCCGGCAGCGCCGAGCAAACCCTGGCAAGTGCTGCTCAAGGATGTGCAACTGCGCAATTATCAGGTGCACCTGGCCGACCGCCAGGCCAAACCGGCCGTGGCACTGGAACTGGGCCCGCTGAATATCGATGTGCAAAACTTCGACAGCCTCAACCAGAGCCCCTTTACCCTGAAGGTCGACAGCGGCCTGGGCAAGCAGGGCAAGATCCAGGCTGCCGGCGAGGTCAACCTCAACCCGGTCAGCGCCAAGCTGAAAGTGAACACCCAGGATATTGACCTGCGGGTCGCCCAGTCCTACATCAGCCCCTTCATTCGCCTGGAACTGCGTAGCGGTATGCTCGGCAGCAATCTGGATGTGAACCTGAAAAGCGCTGATCCGCTGAAGCTGCAGATCACTGGCCGTGCTCAGGTTGAGCAACTGCATACCCTGGACACGCTCAAGACCCGCGACTTCCTCAAGTGGCAGCGCCTGGTGCTGGAGGGCGTGAACTACCAGCACGGCGAAAGCCTGTCGATCGACAAGGTCAACCTGCTGCAGCCCTACGTGCGCTTCATGATCAACGATGACCGCACCACCAACGTTGACGACCTGCTGATTCCACAGCCGGCGAACAGCGGCGCCAAGTCAGCGCCAAAACCGGCCAGCAAAGAAAAGCCTCTGGGTATTCATATCGGGCAAATTGCGATCAACGACGGTTCGGCCAACTTTGCCGATTTCAGCCTCACGCCCAACTTCGCCACTGCAATTCAACAGCTCAACGGGCAGATCGGCACCATTGACAGCCGCCAGGCCAAACCGGCCAGCGTCGACATCAAGGGTAAGGTGGACCGCTACGCGCCCGTCACCATCAAAGGCAGCGTAAACCCCTTCGATCCGATCGCGGCGCTGGATATCGCCACCAGCTTCAAACGCGTCGAACTGACCACCCTCACACCTTACTCGGGCAAATTCGCGGGCTTTCGTATCCGTAAGGGCCGCCTGAACCTCGACTTGCATTACGTGATCACCAAGGGCCAGTTGAAGGCGGAAAACAAAGTAGTGGTCGAACAATTGCAACTGGGTGAGAAAGTCGACAGCGCCGATGCCGTTGATTTGCCGATTCGCCTGGCGATTGCGCTCCTTAAAGACAGCGATGGCAGGATTTCCATCGAACTCCCCATAAGCGGTGACCTGAACAACCCACAATTCAGCGTCATGCCAATCGTATGGCAGACCTTGCGAAACCTGGTGGTGCGCGCCGCGTCAGCTCCGTTCAAATTCATCGGTGGCTTGATCAGCGGTGGAGGGTCGGAAGACCTGGGTAACGTCTCGTTCGCGCCGGGCTCCAACGAATTAAGCAAAGAAGCCGAGGGCGCACTGAACACCCTGGCCAAGGCGCTCAAGGAACGCCCGAACCTGCGTCTGGAAATCGAAGGAACAGCAGCGGCCAGCAGTGACGGCCCTTTCCTGGCTCAAGAGCGGCTGGAGCGCGAATACCAGTACAACTACTACAAGATGCTTCAGCGTCGCGGCGAGAAGGTTCCGGCCCAGGCTTCCCTGCTGGTAGTTCCGGAAAGCGAGAAAGCCCCACTGCTCGAAGGTATCTACCGCACTCGCCTGAAACAGCAGCAACCGGCGGAATGGAAAGACCTCGGCGGCGACGAGCGCACAGCTAAGCTGAAGGACGGCCTGATCAAGTTCTGGAGCAGCAGTGATGTGCTGCTACGCCAACTGGGTCAGGACCGGGCCAGTACCATCAAGGATTACCTGGTAGACAAAGGACAACTGGAAGACGACCGCGTGTACTTCATCGACGCCAATCTCGGCCAGGCCGAGAAAGACGGTCGGGTGATCACACAGATGCACCTGGATGCCGAGTAA
- a CDS encoding class I SAM-dependent rRNA methyltransferase → MSSLNQALRAALDQRQDLINELHTQGTDCYRLFHGSQEGAGGLTIDRYGPQLLVQSFHQSLEAADLLDLHRQVDRCLGLELLLVYNDRSRGNSRIDREDTVYRAEPAALEDMVGHEWGLNYRVRGRHAGQDPLLFLDLRNTRGWVKDHSAGKSVLNLFAYTCGVGLSAAAGGAREVCNLDFAEGNLAVGRENGVLNPQLPAMDFVQSDYFPAIRQLAGLPISQRRGQKLPSYPRLEQRQYDLVLLDPPAWAKSAFGTVDLLRDYQSLLKPALLATADNGVLICCNNLAKVSMDDWREQVLRCAEKAGRPVREWQIMAPGADFPSQDQQPPLKTLILQL, encoded by the coding sequence ATGTCTTCTTTGAACCAGGCGCTGCGCGCCGCCCTCGATCAACGCCAAGACCTGATCAACGAGCTGCACACCCAAGGCACCGATTGCTATCGGCTGTTCCACGGCAGCCAGGAAGGCGCAGGCGGCCTGACCATCGACCGCTACGGTCCGCAACTGCTGGTGCAGAGCTTCCACCAGAGCCTGGAAGCCGCTGACCTGCTGGACCTGCATCGACAGGTCGACCGATGCCTGGGCCTGGAGCTGCTGCTGGTGTACAACGACCGTTCCCGTGGCAACTCACGAATCGACCGAGAAGACACGGTATACCGCGCCGAACCGGCTGCGCTGGAGGATATGGTCGGTCACGAATGGGGCCTTAACTACCGCGTGCGTGGGCGACACGCCGGGCAGGACCCTCTGTTGTTCCTCGACCTGCGCAACACCCGTGGCTGGGTCAAGGACCACAGTGCCGGCAAAAGCGTGCTGAACCTGTTCGCCTACACCTGCGGCGTGGGCCTGAGCGCGGCCGCCGGCGGGGCACGCGAGGTGTGCAACCTGGATTTTGCCGAAGGCAACCTGGCGGTCGGCCGTGAGAACGGCGTGCTCAATCCGCAATTGCCCGCCATGGATTTTGTGCAGTCCGATTATTTCCCGGCCATTCGCCAACTGGCCGGCCTGCCGATCAGCCAGCGACGCGGGCAAAAACTGCCGAGCTATCCACGCCTGGAACAACGTCAATACGACCTGGTGCTGCTTGACCCGCCCGCCTGGGCCAAGAGCGCCTTCGGCACCGTCGACCTGTTACGTGACTATCAGAGCCTGCTCAAGCCGGCATTGCTGGCAACCGCCGATAACGGCGTCCTGATCTGCTGTAACAACCTGGCAAAAGTGAGCATGGATGATTGGCGTGAGCAAGTGCTGCGTTGCGCCGAGAAAGCCGGCCGACCGGTACGCGAATGGCAGATCATGGCGCCAGGCGCCGACTTTCCTTCGCAAGACCAACAGCCCCCCCTGAAGACGCTGATCCTGCAGTTATAG